In a single window of the Massilia oculi genome:
- a CDS encoding M28 family peptidase, which yields MRHLVSALGFSVVLAGCAVHAEAPRAPSNSALTARISADSLRGHLSFLASDLLEGRGTPSRGVDLAAEYIAAQFRRAGLEAAGDDGYYQTANWQYARRGEKDITITVTAGGKTIEVPLGGASANFVDPVTLRNTPAVFMQWQAALDDKGAANGKVLVVPAAAIPGAAATLQSKLQSKPALVVMIDRERRHGRTQGGWLIDPSQPVAKDGPPVVLLHAAEVAGMLEQGGASVAAKVVAPTVSPLKLRNVIGVLRGSDPQLKSTYVMLSAHYDHLGIRDGEIHNGANDDGSGTVSVIEIAAAMAAQKERPRRSIVFVALFGEELGLLGSRYYAKNPVFPLKDTVMNLNLEQLGRTDDSEGPQVSSATMTGFDYSTVGTTMQRAAERTGIRFWKHPTNSDRYFARSDNQALADAGVPAHTLAVAFGFPDYHGKDDTWDKIDYDNMVRVNRMIAVALQDIANDTAKPAWTDVPNAAKYREAARALHAAP from the coding sequence ATGCGTCACCTTGTTTCTGCTCTCGGCTTCAGCGTCGTCCTCGCCGGCTGTGCGGTTCACGCCGAAGCGCCACGCGCGCCCTCCAACTCGGCGCTGACCGCCCGGATTTCGGCCGACTCGCTGCGCGGCCACCTGTCCTTCCTGGCGTCCGACCTGCTCGAGGGCCGCGGCACACCATCGCGCGGCGTCGACCTGGCGGCCGAGTACATTGCCGCACAGTTCCGCCGCGCCGGCCTGGAAGCGGCCGGCGACGACGGCTACTACCAGACGGCCAACTGGCAATACGCCAGGCGCGGCGAGAAGGACATCACGATCACGGTGACGGCCGGCGGCAAGACCATCGAGGTGCCGCTGGGCGGCGCCTCGGCCAACTTCGTCGATCCGGTCACCCTCAGGAACACGCCGGCCGTCTTCATGCAATGGCAGGCGGCGCTGGACGACAAGGGTGCGGCAAACGGCAAGGTGCTGGTCGTGCCCGCGGCGGCAATCCCGGGCGCGGCCGCCACCCTGCAATCGAAGCTGCAGAGCAAGCCCGCGCTGGTCGTGATGATCGACCGCGAACGCCGCCACGGCCGCACCCAGGGCGGCTGGCTGATCGATCCGAGCCAGCCGGTGGCCAAGGACGGCCCGCCAGTCGTGCTGCTGCACGCGGCCGAGGTCGCCGGCATGCTCGAACAGGGAGGCGCCAGCGTGGCCGCCAAGGTGGTGGCGCCAACCGTCAGCCCGCTCAAGCTGCGCAACGTGATCGGCGTGCTGCGCGGATCGGACCCGCAACTGAAAAGCACCTACGTCATGCTCAGCGCCCACTACGACCACCTGGGCATCCGCGACGGCGAGATCCATAACGGCGCCAACGACGACGGCAGCGGCACCGTGTCGGTGATCGAGATCGCCGCGGCCATGGCCGCGCAGAAGGAGCGTCCGCGCCGGAGCATCGTGTTCGTCGCCCTGTTCGGCGAGGAACTCGGCCTGCTGGGCTCGCGCTACTATGCGAAGAACCCGGTGTTCCCGCTGAAGGACACCGTGATGAACCTGAACCTCGAGCAGCTGGGCCGCACCGACGACAGCGAAGGCCCGCAGGTCTCGTCCGCGACCATGACCGGCTTCGACTACTCGACGGTCGGCACGACCATGCAACGCGCCGCCGAGCGCACCGGCATCCGCTTCTGGAAGCATCCGACCAACAGTGACCGCTATTTCGCGCGCAGCGACAACCAGGCGCTGGCCGATGCCGGCGTGCCGGCCCACACCCTGGCGGTGGCCTTCGGCTTCCCCGACTACCACGGCAAGGACGACACCTGGGACAAGATCGACTACGACAATATGGTGCGCGTCAACCGCATGATCGCCGTCGCCCTGCAGGACATCGCCAACGACACGGCCAAGCCGGCATGGACCGACGTTCCCAACGCCGCCAAGTACCGCGAGGCGGCGCGCGCGCTGCACGCCGCACCTTGA
- a CDS encoding sensor histidine kinase, translating into MSSPIQSLLPASRSRLRRLLADLPLSIAVSAVLAIFISLVSGQFLENFLVSILIGIVAFTIVNGGRLLWWDRPHWGVREWAPFLALAVAAAPVAHFTGLRAGGMLLGIRTPTLAEYPTQGRLSMILFTMIGTMMMVVLVMYRERVRRIEEEHAAARLRAEIIERQALQAQLRLLQAQIEPHMLFNTLANLQGLIAIDPDRAGEMLDQLIQYLRATLSVSRGETTTLEQEFAAMQAYLGLMGVRMGERLAYRLDLPPELKTARLPTMLLQPLVENAIVHGLEPKVDGGEVVVKASAAGDSLVIDVCDTGLGLGQVHGRRGGGVGVSTTRERLEALYGERATMSLTQAPPQGTLARLTLPLETAA; encoded by the coding sequence ATGTCCAGTCCCATCCAATCCCTCCTGCCTGCGTCCCGGTCGCGCCTGCGACGCCTGCTGGCCGACCTGCCGCTGTCGATCGCCGTCAGTGCGGTGCTCGCGATCTTCATCAGCCTCGTCTCGGGACAGTTCCTCGAGAATTTCCTGGTTTCGATCCTGATCGGTATCGTCGCGTTTACCATCGTCAACGGCGGCAGGCTACTGTGGTGGGACCGGCCGCACTGGGGCGTGCGCGAATGGGCGCCGTTCCTGGCGCTCGCCGTCGCGGCGGCGCCGGTGGCGCACTTCACCGGCTTGCGCGCCGGCGGCATGCTGCTCGGGATCCGTACGCCCACGTTGGCCGAGTATCCGACGCAGGGCCGCCTGAGCATGATCCTGTTCACCATGATCGGGACGATGATGATGGTGGTGCTGGTGATGTACCGCGAGCGCGTGCGCCGCATCGAAGAGGAGCATGCCGCCGCGCGGCTGCGCGCCGAGATCATCGAGCGCCAGGCGCTGCAGGCGCAACTGCGCCTGCTGCAGGCCCAGATCGAGCCGCACATGCTGTTCAACACGCTGGCCAACCTGCAGGGCCTGATCGCCATCGACCCGGACCGCGCCGGCGAGATGCTCGACCAGCTGATCCAGTACCTGCGCGCCACCCTGAGCGTTTCGCGCGGCGAGACCACGACGCTGGAGCAGGAATTCGCGGCGATGCAAGCCTACCTGGGCCTGATGGGCGTGCGGATGGGCGAGCGGCTGGCCTACCGTCTCGACCTGCCGCCCGAGCTGAAGACGGCGCGCCTGCCCACGATGCTGCTGCAGCCGCTGGTGGAGAACGCGATCGTGCATGGCCTGGAGCCGAAGGTCGATGGCGGCGAGGTCGTCGTCAAGGCCAGCGCCGCCGGCGATAGCCTCGTGATCGACGTGTGCGACACTGGCCTGGGCCTTGGCCAGGTGCATGGCCGGCGCGGCGGCGGGGTGGGCGTCTCGACCACCCGCGAGCGTCTCGAGGCCTTGTACGGCGAGCGCGCGACGATGTCCCTGACGCAAGCCCCGCCGCAGGGCACGCTGGCCCGATTGACCCTTCCCCTGGAGACCGCCGCATGA
- a CDS encoding LytR/AlgR family response regulator transcription factor, translated as MTRALIAEDEPILAATLARTLQGLWPELEIVGTAPNGLAAVEQSLALRPDVLFLDIRMPGQTGLEAAEELAERWEGPQPFPHIVFVTAFDDYAVEAFERAAVDYVLKPVSAGRLGKTVQRLRALIEARREPAAGVADADSLGQLLGQLQALLPTAATTERLTTVRAAVGNVVRMIPVADVVFFQAVDKYVNVATADSEALIRLPLKDLLPQLDPDRFRQVSRSMVVNMACVVSAGRDDMGKVTLNLRGRADKPRVSPVYAHLFRQM; from the coding sequence ATGACCCGTGCCCTGATTGCAGAAGACGAACCGATCCTCGCCGCCACCCTGGCCAGGACCCTGCAGGGCTTGTGGCCCGAGCTGGAGATCGTGGGCACGGCGCCGAATGGCCTGGCGGCGGTGGAGCAGTCGCTGGCGCTGCGCCCGGACGTGCTGTTCCTCGACATCCGCATGCCGGGCCAGACCGGGCTGGAGGCGGCCGAGGAGCTGGCCGAACGCTGGGAAGGACCGCAGCCGTTCCCGCACATCGTGTTCGTGACCGCCTTCGACGACTATGCGGTCGAGGCTTTCGAACGGGCTGCGGTCGACTATGTGCTCAAGCCGGTCAGCGCGGGGCGGCTGGGCAAGACGGTGCAGCGCCTGCGCGCGCTTATCGAGGCGCGCCGGGAGCCGGCAGCGGGCGTGGCGGATGCGGACTCGCTGGGCCAGCTGCTCGGCCAGCTCCAGGCGCTGCTGCCGACGGCAGCAACGACCGAGCGCCTGACGACGGTCCGGGCGGCGGTCGGCAACGTGGTGCGGATGATCCCGGTGGCCGACGTCGTGTTTTTCCAGGCGGTCGACAAGTACGTGAACGTGGCGACGGCGGACAGCGAGGCGCTGATCCGGCTGCCGCTGAAGGATTTGCTGCCGCAGCTCGATCCGGACCGGTTCCGGCAGGTGAGCCGCAGCATGGTGGTCAATATGGCGTGCGTGGTGAGCGCGGGGCGGGACGACATGGGTAAGGTGACCCTGAACTTGCGTGGGAGGGCGGACAAGCCGCGGGTCAGTCCCGTGTATGCGCACTTGTTCAGGCAGATGTAG
- a CDS encoding ferritin-like domain-containing protein, with translation MPSFARLVITMELRAAALHALLETDPATKAQAVAALTAACKAGTVRIDTGVALVAPEGIPGRPIRPELVPPLQVGRRSMATPEGRAMLVHALAHIEFNAINLALDALWRFAGMPERYYLDWLRVADEEALHFTLLSAHLATLGYAYGDFPGHDSLWEMVAKTGDDVMARMALVPRTLEARGLDAIPPLRKKIAQAGDLAAALILDRLLVDEVGHVEIGNRWYFSLCEERGLEPIATYDELTVRYKAPVLKGPFNIEGRRQAGFTEAELQRYR, from the coding sequence ATGCCATCTTTCGCCCGACTAGTCATCACCATGGAACTCCGCGCCGCCGCGCTGCACGCGCTGCTCGAAACCGATCCCGCGACCAAGGCCCAGGCGGTCGCCGCATTGACCGCCGCCTGCAAGGCCGGGACCGTGCGCATCGACACCGGCGTCGCACTCGTCGCGCCCGAAGGCATCCCGGGCCGCCCGATCCGCCCCGAACTGGTGCCGCCGCTGCAGGTCGGCCGCCGCTCGATGGCCACGCCCGAGGGCCGGGCCATGCTGGTCCACGCTCTGGCGCACATCGAATTCAACGCCATCAACCTGGCCTTGGATGCGCTGTGGCGCTTCGCCGGCATGCCGGAACGGTATTACCTCGACTGGCTGCGCGTGGCCGACGAAGAGGCGCTGCATTTCACGTTGCTGAGCGCGCACCTGGCCACGCTCGGCTATGCCTATGGCGACTTTCCCGGTCACGACAGCCTGTGGGAGATGGTGGCCAAGACGGGCGACGACGTCATGGCGCGCATGGCGCTGGTGCCGCGCACGCTGGAGGCGCGCGGGCTCGATGCGATTCCGCCGCTGCGCAAGAAGATCGCCCAGGCCGGCGACCTGGCGGCAGCCCTGATCCTCGACCGGCTGCTGGTGGACGAAGTAGGGCACGTCGAGATCGGCAACCGCTGGTACTTCAGCCTGTGCGAGGAACGCGGGCTGGAGCCGATCGCCACCTACGACGAACTGACCGTGCGCTACAAGGCGCCCGTCCTCAAGGGACCGTTCAATATCGAAGGCCGGCGCCAGGCCGGCTTCACCGAGGCCGAGCTGCAGCGCTACCGCTGA
- a CDS encoding DNA polymerase II: MDTGFLLTRHWRDTAAGCEVEFWLATDAGPRRLRLPVQKPVAFIPEEQRATVEQLLSDERGWELRPLDLLDFRHRPVAGLYCRKYRQLMRIEKQLRQHGLDVFEGDVRPPERYLMERFITAPVSFGGTPVDGDPLLLVDAVLKPAPGYRPTIRTVSLDIETTFQGELRSIALEGCGQRQVYMLGPPNGEDRQRDFELEYCDTRLALLDRLEEWFIRHDPDAIIGWNLIQFDMRVLQKHAERFNRPLRLGRDGSAIEWREHGGKQEHYFICIAGRLVIDGIDALHSATWSFPSFSLENVSRTLLGEGKAIDNPHDRMAEIDRMFAEDKPALAWYNLKDCELVTRIFDKTKLMAFLLERASVTGLAADRSGGSVAAFEHLYMPLLHRQGRVAPNIGDVAGADSPGGFVMDSRSGLYDSVLVLDYKSLYPSIIRTFLIDPLGLVEGLREPEEATVPGYRGGRFSRTRHCLPGIVTQVWAGREAAKREHNAPLSQALKIIMNAFYGVLGTTGCRFFDPRLASSITMRGHDIMHRTRELIEEQGYQVIYGDTDSTFVWLGREHAETDARRIGQALVDHVNGWWRTHLQAELGIESALELEYDVHFRRFLMPTVRGSDEGSKKRYAGLAATVDGGEDMVYKGLETVRTDWTPLAQAFQQGLYERIFKGQPYEDYVRELVARMLRGECDDDLVYRKRLRRPLEEYQRNVPPHVRAARMADEHHLRQGRPALYRKGGWIRYVMTLNGPEPMEARHGAIDYEHYLTRQLEPVADAILPFLGDSFANLTSPQQTLF; the protein is encoded by the coding sequence ATGGACACAGGTTTCCTCCTGACGCGCCACTGGCGCGACACCGCCGCCGGCTGCGAGGTCGAGTTCTGGCTCGCCACCGATGCCGGTCCACGCCGCCTGCGCCTGCCGGTACAGAAGCCCGTGGCCTTCATCCCGGAGGAGCAGCGCGCCACCGTCGAACAGCTGCTGAGCGATGAACGCGGGTGGGAGCTACGCCCGCTCGACCTGCTCGATTTTCGCCACCGGCCGGTCGCCGGCCTGTATTGCCGCAAATACCGCCAGCTGATGCGCATCGAAAAGCAGCTGCGCCAGCATGGCCTCGACGTGTTCGAGGGCGATGTGCGTCCGCCCGAGCGCTACCTGATGGAGCGCTTCATCACGGCGCCGGTGAGTTTCGGCGGGACGCCCGTCGACGGCGATCCGCTGTTGCTGGTCGACGCCGTCCTGAAGCCGGCGCCGGGCTACCGGCCAACGATCCGCACGGTGTCGCTCGACATCGAGACGACGTTCCAGGGCGAGCTGCGTTCGATCGCGCTCGAGGGGTGCGGCCAGCGCCAGGTCTACATGCTGGGACCGCCCAATGGAGAAGACCGCCAGCGGGATTTCGAGCTCGAGTATTGCGACACCCGGCTCGCACTGCTCGACCGGCTGGAAGAATGGTTCATCCGCCACGATCCCGACGCCATCATCGGCTGGAACCTGATCCAGTTCGACATGCGGGTGCTGCAGAAGCATGCCGAGCGTTTCAACCGCCCCCTGCGCCTGGGCCGCGACGGCAGCGCGATCGAATGGCGCGAGCATGGCGGCAAGCAGGAACACTACTTCATCTGCATCGCCGGCCGCCTGGTCATCGACGGCATCGACGCGCTGCACTCGGCCACCTGGAGCTTCCCGTCCTTCAGTCTCGAGAACGTCTCGCGCACCCTGCTGGGCGAAGGCAAGGCGATCGACAACCCGCACGACCGCATGGCCGAGATCGACCGCATGTTCGCCGAGGACAAGCCGGCGCTGGCCTGGTACAACCTCAAGGATTGCGAGTTGGTCACCCGCATCTTCGACAAGACGAAGCTGATGGCCTTCCTGCTGGAGCGCGCCAGCGTGACCGGGCTGGCGGCCGACCGCAGCGGCGGTTCGGTGGCGGCGTTCGAGCACCTGTACATGCCACTGCTGCACCGCCAGGGGCGGGTGGCGCCGAACATCGGCGACGTCGCCGGCGCCGACAGTCCCGGCGGCTTCGTGATGGATTCGCGCTCCGGCCTCTACGATTCGGTGCTGGTGCTGGACTACAAAAGCCTGTATCCCTCGATCATCCGGACCTTCCTGATCGATCCGCTCGGTCTGGTCGAAGGCCTGCGCGAACCCGAGGAAGCCACGGTGCCTGGCTACCGGGGTGGACGTTTTTCGCGCACACGGCATTGCCTGCCCGGCATCGTGACCCAGGTCTGGGCCGGCCGCGAAGCCGCCAAGCGCGAGCACAATGCGCCGCTGTCGCAAGCGCTGAAGATCATCATGAACGCCTTCTACGGCGTGCTCGGCACCACCGGATGCCGCTTCTTCGACCCGCGCCTGGCCTCGTCGATCACGATGCGCGGCCATGACATCATGCACCGCACGCGTGAACTGATCGAGGAGCAGGGCTATCAGGTGATCTACGGCGACACCGATTCGACCTTCGTCTGGCTGGGGCGCGAGCATGCCGAGACCGATGCGCGCCGCATCGGGCAGGCACTGGTCGATCACGTCAACGGCTGGTGGAGAACGCATCTGCAGGCCGAACTGGGCATCGAGAGCGCGCTCGAGCTGGAGTACGACGTGCACTTCCGCCGCTTCCTGATGCCGACCGTGCGCGGTTCCGATGAAGGCAGCAAGAAGCGTTACGCCGGACTGGCGGCAACCGTCGACGGCGGCGAGGACATGGTCTATAAGGGCCTGGAGACGGTGCGCACCGACTGGACGCCGCTCGCGCAAGCCTTCCAGCAAGGGCTCTACGAACGCATCTTCAAGGGCCAGCCTTACGAGGACTATGTGCGCGAGCTGGTCGCGCGCATGTTGCGCGGCGAGTGCGACGACGATCTCGTCTACCGCAAGCGCCTGCGCCGGCCGCTGGAGGAGTACCAGCGCAACGTCCCGCCGCACGTGCGCGCCGCGCGCATGGCCGACGAGCACCACCTGCGCCAGGGCCGTCCCGCGCTATACCGCAAGGGCGGCTGGATCCGCTACGTGATGACCTTGAACGGTCCCGAGCCGATGGAAGCGCGCCACGGAGCCATCGACTACGAACACTACCTCACGCGCCAGCTGGAACCGGTGGCCGACGCCATCCTGCCCTTCCTTGGCGACAGCTTCGCCAATCTCACCAGCCCGCAGCAAACGCTGTTCTAG
- a CDS encoding FAD-dependent oxidoreductase, whose translation MTRHRIGIVGAGTAGLATAIAFARAGHAVDVFEKHPTLATLGAGVLIQPQGVAALDELGVGAAFEAISVPIERLVGKCERGWTLVDIPYRDLKARAVSRSALGGVLERECAARGVRLHFGCDVRAVSADGATGIVDVGGVRHGFDAVAIANGASSGLPAACGLATASTLYDWGALWSLVDLDDWLEPHLLAQRYGGTERMFGIMPTERVGRQLRVSLFWSLRRNRYAAWRAAPLSDWKRELLALWPAARPVVDRIHTHEQLAFASYHHARPTRLAAGPVCIVGDAAHAMSPQLGLGTTLAVQDALTLAACVDAAGPSAGLARYSSSRLRTVRAYQALSRALTPCFQADGKGLWRDLLFAGALQMPGSRYLMRRSIAAPRRCVRRAWAAG comes from the coding sequence ATGACCCGCCACCGGATCGGCATCGTCGGCGCCGGCACGGCCGGCCTGGCCACGGCGATTGCCTTCGCCCGCGCCGGGCATGCGGTCGACGTATTCGAAAAGCATCCAACGCTGGCCACCCTTGGCGCCGGCGTGCTGATCCAGCCGCAGGGCGTCGCCGCGCTCGACGAGCTGGGCGTGGGCGCGGCATTCGAGGCGATCAGCGTGCCGATCGAACGCCTCGTCGGCAAGTGCGAACGCGGCTGGACCCTGGTCGACATCCCCTATCGCGACCTGAAGGCGCGCGCGGTCAGCCGTTCGGCCCTGGGCGGTGTCCTGGAGCGCGAATGCGCCGCACGCGGGGTACGGCTGCACTTCGGCTGCGACGTGCGCGCCGTCTCGGCCGACGGCGCCACGGGGATCGTGGACGTGGGCGGCGTCCGGCACGGCTTCGACGCCGTCGCGATCGCCAACGGCGCCTCCTCGGGACTGCCGGCCGCCTGTGGACTGGCCACCGCGTCGACCCTGTACGACTGGGGCGCGCTGTGGTCGCTGGTCGACCTCGACGACTGGCTGGAACCGCACCTGCTCGCCCAACGCTACGGCGGCACCGAGCGCATGTTCGGCATCATGCCGACCGAGCGCGTGGGCCGCCAGCTGCGCGTGTCGCTGTTCTGGAGCCTGCGGCGCAACCGCTACGCCGCGTGGCGCGCGGCGCCGCTCTCCGACTGGAAGCGCGAACTGCTCGCGCTATGGCCCGCGGCGCGGCCGGTGGTCGACCGCATCCACACGCACGAGCAGCTCGCCTTCGCCAGCTACCATCACGCCCGGCCGACGCGGCTGGCGGCGGGACCGGTCTGCATCGTCGGCGACGCCGCCCACGCGATGAGCCCCCAGCTCGGCTTGGGCACGACGCTCGCGGTGCAGGACGCGCTGACGCTGGCCGCCTGCGTCGACGCGGCCGGCCCGAGCGCGGGCCTGGCGCGCTATTCGTCCAGCCGCCTGCGCACCGTGCGCGCCTACCAGGCCTTGAGCCGCGCACTCACGCCCTGCTTCCAGGCCGACGGCAAGGGCCTGTGGCGCGACCTGCTGTTCGCCGGCGCCCTGCAGATGCCGGGCAGCCGCTACCTGATGCGCCGCAGTATCGCGGCGCCGCGGCGCTGCGTGCGGCGCGCCTGGGCCGCGGGCTAG
- a CDS encoding alkaline phosphatase D family protein has protein sequence MDRRGFLRSSAYFTVAGAGGLLAACGGSDATPPQGSFTFPLGVASGDPKEGSIVFWTRCAPKSGSKEVELRLEVATDTAFTQVAGVVELKALPTYDHTVRAKLTGLAPATRYYYRFRAGADLSPVGQARTAPSAASTPAQMRFAWMTCQDWSVNHWAAMGMMAAEELDFIVHLGDYVYETVGADFQAGRAEPAHARINLPDGVTIAGGTRYANTLADYRTLYRTYRSDARLQALHAKCPMIVIWDDHEFSDDCWQDHQTYDNANQQQTSRRRNATQAWAEYMPVDWGDVSFDLNKAGYDNIRIYRDFRFGTLMHLVMTDQRLYRDDHVVNEATYAGMLQGDPVNGDDSIGSRYFVPQPLLARFEAGAKAALGRNPGLLGPTQTQWWKDTMKGSTATWKVWGNEVTLNRMWLDMRTMAPPPFDNLYIVNADSWDGYPSYRAEMLGHLASNDVKNVVAITGDLHAFQCGVIYDSNDPRSGKPVAVDFVSAGISSSSFYQYLRAGAGSTPLAPLVATPQGFDQVLRMNNPAFAYADHDAQGYGVATVTPAAFSVVFTKVKPLDANGAAPGAPLAKRTRITLASGSTTPRVEDNVS, from the coding sequence GTGGATCGTCGCGGCTTTTTACGCAGTAGCGCATACTTCACCGTCGCCGGCGCGGGCGGCTTGCTGGCCGCCTGCGGCGGCTCGGACGCCACACCGCCGCAGGGCAGTTTTACCTTCCCGCTGGGCGTCGCCAGCGGCGATCCGAAGGAGGGCAGCATCGTGTTCTGGACCCGCTGCGCGCCGAAGAGCGGCAGCAAAGAGGTCGAGTTGCGTCTCGAGGTGGCTACCGATACCGCTTTCACCCAGGTCGCCGGCGTGGTCGAACTGAAGGCCCTGCCGACCTATGACCACACGGTGCGCGCCAAGCTGACCGGTCTGGCCCCGGCCACCCGTTATTATTACCGGTTCCGCGCCGGCGCGGATTTGAGCCCGGTGGGCCAGGCCAGGACCGCACCAAGCGCCGCCAGCACCCCGGCGCAGATGCGCTTCGCCTGGATGACCTGCCAGGACTGGAGCGTCAACCACTGGGCCGCGATGGGCATGATGGCGGCCGAGGAGCTCGATTTCATCGTCCACCTGGGCGACTACGTCTACGAGACGGTCGGCGCCGACTTCCAGGCGGGCCGCGCCGAGCCGGCCCATGCGCGCATCAATCTGCCGGACGGCGTGACGATTGCGGGCGGCACGCGCTACGCCAACACCCTGGCCGACTACCGCACCCTGTACCGCACCTATCGCAGCGACGCGCGCCTGCAGGCGCTGCACGCCAAATGCCCGATGATCGTGATCTGGGACGACCATGAGTTCTCCGACGATTGCTGGCAAGACCACCAGACCTACGACAACGCCAACCAGCAGCAGACCTCGCGCCGTCGCAATGCCACGCAGGCCTGGGCCGAGTACATGCCGGTCGACTGGGGCGACGTCTCGTTCGACCTGAACAAGGCCGGCTACGACAATATCCGCATCTACCGCGATTTCCGCTTCGGCACCCTGATGCACCTGGTGATGACCGACCAGCGGCTGTACCGCGACGACCACGTGGTCAATGAGGCGACCTACGCCGGCATGCTGCAGGGCGACCCGGTCAACGGCGACGACTCGATCGGCTCGCGCTATTTCGTGCCGCAGCCGCTGCTGGCCCGTTTCGAGGCCGGCGCCAAGGCGGCGCTGGGCCGCAATCCCGGCCTCCTCGGCCCGACCCAGACCCAGTGGTGGAAAGACACCATGAAGGGTTCGACGGCCACCTGGAAAGTGTGGGGCAACGAGGTGACCCTGAACCGGATGTGGCTCGACATGCGCACCATGGCGCCGCCGCCGTTCGACAACCTGTACATCGTGAACGCCGACAGCTGGGATGGCTATCCTTCCTACCGCGCCGAGATGCTGGGCCACCTGGCCAGCAACGACGTGAAGAACGTGGTGGCGATCACGGGCGACCTGCACGCCTTCCAGTGCGGCGTGATCTACGACAGCAACGACCCGCGCAGCGGCAAGCCGGTGGCGGTGGACTTCGTCAGCGCCGGCATCAGCTCCTCCTCGTTCTACCAGTACCTGCGCGCCGGCGCCGGCAGCACGCCGCTGGCGCCGCTGGTGGCCACGCCGCAGGGCTTCGACCAGGTGCTGCGCATGAACAATCCCGCCTTCGCCTACGCCGACCACGACGCCCAGGGCTATGGCGTGGCCACCGTCACCCCGGCCGCCTTCAGCGTCGTGTTCACCAAGGTCAAGCCGCTGGACGCGAATGGCGCCGCGCCGGGCGCGCCGCTGGCCAAGCGCACCCGCATCACGCTGGCCAGTGGCTCGACGACGCCGCGTGTCGAGGACAACGTGAGCTGA
- a CDS encoding chemotaxis protein has translation MKSVQQEVDERSNLTGTNKFELLLFRLGGDEQGNHNELFGINVFKIREIVAMPEITAVAGAPQHVLGVVNLRGQIIQVLDLPGITGVKPRTGLNIMLVTEFARTTQAFAVESVEEIVRLDWSQVMTAEHSAGSGMVTSIARLPEQDGQPARLAQVLDVETILRNLNPTQERENMEQAVGARIAIKPGAVILAADDSVVARALIEQGLDAMGLPYIMTKSGKEAWDQLGTIAAAAEAEGRTVYDRVAMVLTDLEMPEMDGFTLTRNIKSSNRFGSLPVVIHSSLSGTTNEEHVKNVRADAYVAKFSAEDLSRTLRKVLGG, from the coding sequence ATGAAATCGGTACAACAAGAAGTCGACGAGCGCAGCAATCTGACCGGCACCAATAAATTCGAATTGCTGTTGTTCCGCCTGGGCGGTGACGAGCAGGGCAACCATAACGAGCTATTCGGCATCAATGTCTTCAAGATCCGCGAGATCGTGGCCATGCCCGAGATCACGGCGGTGGCCGGCGCGCCCCAGCACGTGCTGGGCGTGGTCAACCTGCGCGGCCAGATCATCCAGGTGCTCGACCTGCCGGGCATCACCGGCGTCAAGCCCAGGACCGGCCTGAACATCATGCTGGTGACCGAGTTCGCGCGCACCACCCAGGCCTTCGCCGTCGAAAGCGTGGAAGAGATCGTGCGCCTGGACTGGAGCCAGGTGATGACCGCCGAGCACAGCGCCGGCAGCGGCATGGTGACCAGCATCGCGCGCCTTCCCGAGCAGGATGGCCAGCCGGCGCGCCTGGCCCAGGTGCTGGACGTCGAGACCATCCTGCGCAACCTGAACCCGACCCAGGAACGCGAGAACATGGAGCAGGCAGTGGGCGCCAGGATCGCGATCAAGCCGGGCGCCGTGATCCTGGCGGCGGACGACTCGGTGGTGGCGCGCGCGCTGATCGAGCAGGGCCTGGACGCGATGGGCCTGCCTTACATCATGACCAAGAGCGGCAAGGAAGCCTGGGACCAGCTGGGCACGATCGCCGCCGCGGCCGAAGCCGAAGGCCGCACCGTCTACGACCGCGTGGCCATGGTGCTGACCGACCTCGAGATGCCCGAGATGGACGGCTTCACGCTCACGCGCAACATCAAATCGAGCAACCGCTTCGGCAGCCTGCCGGTCGTGATCCATTCTTCGCTGTCCGGCACTACCAACGAAGAACACGTCAAGAACGTGCGCGCCGACGCCTACGTCGCCAAGTTCTCGGCCGAAGACCTGTCGCGCACCCTGCGCAAGGTGCTGGGCGGCTAA